A stretch of the Capsicum annuum cultivar UCD-10X-F1 chromosome 8, UCD10Xv1.1, whole genome shotgun sequence genome encodes the following:
- the LOC107839939 gene encoding transmembrane emp24 domain-containing protein p24delta5 — protein MDDMSRWVFLLLPLMVLCCLLDNGQAIWLTIPSKGTKCVSEELHNNVVVLADYYAISDDHNHPSSPTLSVKVSSPFGNTLHHNENITHGQFAFTTTEAGNYLACFWVEDGHNAGGGSISVGLDWKTGIAAKDWETVARKEKIEGIELELRKLEGAVEAIHENLIYLKRREAEMRSVSETTNTRVASFSVASLGVCVLAAVLQIFYLKRYFQKKKLI, from the exons ATGGATGACATGAGCAGATGGGTGTTCTTGTTATTGCCGTTGATGGTACTATGTTGTTTATTGGACAACGGACAAGCTATATGGTTGACTATACCCTCCAAGGGAACAAAGTGTGTTTCTGAAGAACTTCACAATAACGTCGTCGTTTTGGCTGATTACTATGCCATCTCCGATGATCATAATCATCCTTCCAGCCCCACCCTCTCCGTTAAG GTCTCATCACCATTTGGAAACACACTTCATCACAATGAAAACATTACACATGGTCAGTTTGCCTTCACAACAACTGAGGCAGGCAACTACCTAGCATGTTTTTGGGTTGAAGATGGTCATAATGCAGGAGGTGGGAGCATAAGTGTTGGCCTTGACTGGAAAACAGGAATTGCTGCCAAGGATTGGGAAACGGTTGCCAGAAAGGAGAAGATAGAG GGTATTGAACTTGAGCTTAGAAAGCTTGAGGGAGCTGTGGAGGCCATTCATGAAAATTTGATTTACTTAAAGAGAAG GGAAGCTGAGATGCGGTCAGTTAGTGAAACAACTAATACGCGGGTGGCTAGCTTCAGTGTTGCATCCTTGGGAGTCTGTGTTCTCGCGGCAGTTTTACAAATATTCTATCTGAAGCGGTATTTCCAAAAGAAGAAGCTAATTTAG